In Gossypium hirsutum isolate 1008001.06 chromosome A10, Gossypium_hirsutum_v2.1, whole genome shotgun sequence, the DNA window GTTGAAAGAAAAGATCAATCACTTCAAGAATGAGAAGTCTGTCTTAGAGGAGAAGCTTAAGGCTCAAGAGGAAATTCACACGATAGATTTGGAGAGACTACGCCAATCTCATAaggaaactttcaaaaagtttCAAGAGGATACTGAAAAGAATCTTATTAAGGCTTTGCCAGTAGGTGCAGGTTCTCTTAATCTTAAAAGTGTAGACTTCGActgcttaaaaaaaatttctactaaATCACTTAACTTTGACGTTTATCATCTAGAAGGCAAAGAATGAGAATATTTCGAAGTGAATGGAAACAATCAAATGAATTTATCATCCCTCCTACACCCATTGCTAAAGAACATGATAAGGGTTTGACATCTGTGGGCCAGAATACTGAAGATCCTCTTCCAATTGAAGAGGTCCTAATTGCACCCACTGATCAGACTAATAAGGCTAGGGACTAAAATTTCCTTTGTATAGTTTTgttcattattttctttgttaatgtATTTTTATCTTTAGCAATGAAACCATCATTTGCCTTTTTTTCTTCCTCTTTGCTTCACCATCATCTCTTGTTAATACATTtatcaaataatagaataatttcaaaatatttgagGAACTCTATCAGGATTTGTGTATTGTGCATACAAGGCCCCCTTCACTTCTTCACGGTCCAAGAACCAGCTAAACCGTGCTTTGATACCAACTTTTCACACCCTCAACCCAATCCAATTTTCCAAATCCATATCTCGATTATTAAcaacatatacaaataaaaactTAACCTAGTTATACGAATTTCATTCACTTACAAGTTGCTTagttacaaaatttcaaactAATTTACATGAATACATACAATAAGTAAAAACAATTACAACTCGTGGTAATAGGTTACAACGATACCTATATAAAAATTCTAATCCATTATAGATGCCTCAAAGTAAGGATTTCCAAGTGACATTTCAGACCTTAAACACATTGCCAAACTCgctttgtatgcataataacccgaTACACCACTTCTTGGCTTATTACCTGGATTGTCCCTCCTAGCATAGACCTACGTCATCTTGCATGTAACATAACACACACatataagttcataagaacttagtgagggaAAACATCATTTACTTGAGTCATATTTGCATAAGGCGTTTTATGATTGAGTTTGACCCCCTATCATTCTCAACATTCAACTTTGTCTCTGATGAATACTTCCTTTAGTTTTACTTTTTTATACTCGGCTGTTATTATACCTTCCATTGAAACTATATCCTTCTTTTCAATGTTTTCGATACATCCCTTACATCCTTCAAACTTTGAGCCATCACCTTATCACGAATCGAGAAGAACACATACAAAGATGACAAATTCTTTCTTTGAACATTCAATTCTTACATCCTTATTCAGGGCACATTTTCAATACCAAACCTTTACCTCTTTATATCTTTTTGATTCGTTATTTTTAGTAAAGTCACACCCTCATAAAATACACTATAGTGAAATTCTTAAAGATATTATGCCTTACTAATTACTCTTAAGGACTACATTGTTTACGCCAATTAACCTAATACAAAACCTGTCACAAAGAATATTTCTATAAAGTGTGCCACAGAACATCTCTTACAGGGTTCGCCATGAAAGTCTTTCCTTCATATTTTGCTAATAAGGCTATTCTTCCAATGTTCACCATAAGGGCTATTCTTTCATAGTTTTCCACAAAGTCTTATCTTTCATGATCCACCAAAAGGGATTTTCATTCAAGATCTACCACAAAGGTGTTCTTTTCATATTACTCCACAAAGGCTATCATATCAAAATTCACCACAGAAGCTATTCTATCTGAGTTCACCACAAGGGCATTTTCCTTCCTGACTTGTTTACAAATAAACTCACATCTCGTGAGGTTTGTCCATCATCGTACTGGGACACACATAAACCTTATTGGGCAATCACCATTCATTTAGTTCCTTTTGAAaggtgccatggccatggactttttatttcaaatttcgtGTTTAAAGTCCTGACGGGTCCCTTTAAACATCACCGTGGTGAGCAGACACTGACTCTCTTGAGAAACGCTTCTTGCACTTATAAAGTTTAAGCCTAACCTTTTATTTTACCAACATATACCCACATTCACTTCTGACTCATAGTACACATTTCAAGCATACATGTATGATAACCATACCTCAGTATCACATTACTTATTCACCATTCATCATATACTTGAACTTACCAGATTCCATACTAGCTATACATACTATCCTCAGCCAACAATCATACATTTACAAATATCCTTCAGTAATTACTCATATAGTTACATACATACTATGCAGTACATTTCATGATCTCCGCTTCATATTTCGTTTAATATTCTACATATCTCCTTGCATGAACAGTACATATGCAAGAGTCAGCATAAAGACTCATCTCACAACCTCAGCTAGTAGCTTGAACTCCAAGTCCAACAAGAAACTATAGCAACCACTGCTTATAAAATAAACACCATTAAAACTCGTTCGTAACCTCCACTATCATCTCAAACCAAGATAACCCTCATATAATACTTACCTTAACATGGAGTAGTCACTAAAAAAGATCTAGATTTTCAACTTCAGCTTAAAggagtgagagagagagagagaacctTCTGaaagttttcttaagttttttcAAGGAAGAAGTGAAGTGAAAAAAAGGCAAGTATTCAAGTAAATAAAGAAGTTTtgtccaaaaataaataaaaatcttaaagttttatgatttttagtatatttttaatttttaatatatattttataatttttaataataatcgaCGTTGGCATATTTTTAAATTGCCACGTGAATGTAACACCGACTGCCAGAGTATATCACCActtaaaaaagttaataaaatcaTTAAGTTTTCATCATTTAtggataatttaacataaaatttaaaatctgagggttaaataaagggtaaaaaatatgtatatttttatattttaactgTTTGAGGCCAAATACCTCCTCAATCTGAGGTCATATGTTGTTTTACCTCGACTGGAAGCTCTACAGGCTTTGTTTCTCTCTCACTAATTCTATTTCTCTCTCTTTCCTGTTGTATTCAATAATTTGTTTCTTTTCAATTCGAATCCGGAGGCTTTTTTTTATAATCAGTGAATCACCATGAAACCATCTGCGGCTGAAAGACCCCATGTTGGCTCCTCTGAAGAAGAGGTTTATGTTCCTTTTCCTTCTTCAAAAGAACAATGATTgatcttttttgtttttctttctttccttcttttttcattgtacaaaataatttaatGGAAAAcccaatttgattttcttttttcttcccctTTCTGGGTATGTTTGTTCTGTTTGAGTTAATTTTCTTGTTCAAGTTTCATCTGGAAATGTTAATGGCTAATCATAAAAGACATTCTTTTTGCTGGCTATACATTGTGCTTTTTCTGATATGAATGTACTAAAGTGCCTTTGGTTGATTGATATCATTTATATTGCAGAAAGATTTAAATATGATGAAACGTGTTCATTCTTGTGATTTGATTTCATAATCTTGTTAATAGACATCATTTCTGAAACATGAAGTTCAATTTTATTCTTGAATGCTTCTTCTTTTCGTTCATCAAGGAGATTAAGTTTCAATCTTGGCAATGAATTCCTTGTTCGTAAAGGTAACCGAAGGTTTTGAGTTTATCCAACAATGTATGATTTAGTGTTTGCTTATTCCGAGTTATTGTTTGTAGATACCTGTATACTTGAAGTTGGTGAAGACGGTCGCCTGGAAAGTTAAACCTACTGAAACTGTGAAGAATTTGAAGGCATTATTATATGAAAAAGGAATCGATTCCGAGACTATTCGGGATCTTTGCTTTGCTGGTAAACTGCTCAATGATGATGAAAGGCTAGTTGATCATGGTATTCAGAGAACTCCACTCTCCGTTTACTTCTCCAGAATTTCGACGTAGTGAAGCTACACATCAAAATACCATCAGAGCAAAGGACCATTGTAGTGGAAGCAAGGGCTAATGATACCGTGGAAAGTATCAAGTCATTGATCAAGGTGACAGAGGGGATCGAATTGAATCGATTCTCTCTTATATATGAAGGAAAACTACTTGAAGAGGATTGGACTCTGAGCTCTCTTGAGGTAAAGAATGAGTCCACCATTTGTGTTGTTTTCAGCCAAAAGGATGTGCTTTCGATTTATGTCAAAGCATTATCCGGGAAAGTTGCAAAACTTAAGGTTAAAGTAACGTTTTCGGTAGCCGATGTCAAAGCAATTGCTGATACTATGTTGGGTACTTCAGCAGGCAGTTTGTTCTATTTAGGCCAGCAACTCGAGGATTCGAAGATATTGGCTTGTTATGACATCAAAGAGGAATCAATGCTGCAAATTTTGCATTCCCTATTTCAAGTGTTTGTCAAGACTTGGAGTGGGAGAACCTTAACTCTTGATGTACAGCAGAATATGACGGTCCAAGATGTGAAGGACAAGATTTTCAAGAAGCTGAAGATTCCGGTTCATCTTCAGGGTATTATATTTTCGGGAAAACGACTCGAAGGAGGACGTGATCTGGCCAGTTACCTTATCCAGAAACATAGCACATTTTCTATGGTACTTGCACCATCATCAACCATCATGCGTATCGAAGTAGGCAAAATTACTAGCTCTATTTCTCACTTCTCCATCGTTCGTACTGTGAAGGAAATGATTCGATCGAAGAAAGGAATTACGGTGAAGGAAATACTATATGGTGAGAAGGCATTGGATGATGAATTCTCTTTGGAACATTATGGGATCAACAAGGAAACTGAATTGACTGTTGTGTATTGAAGTAAACATTCATAGGAGATTTACATTGTGATGCAATGATAATCTATGTTATTCGGATTTCTCATAATATCTTTTTCCAACTTTGGAATTGGAAATCAACATAAAAGAATTATTCTCTAAATATATGAAttctttttttggaaaaaaaattaagtttaaaaccTGTACTTTACAAATAACACACCCTTCTAAACTTTGATCTCTTCAATACTCGAATCTGGATGGCGAAGGAGACCTATCTGATCCACATGATTCCTTTGGTTTCTTTTGCCGAGATTTTTTCGGGATGTCAGGTAGTACTACTTGAGAAGATGGTTCAGTGGCACGACGGTTTCGCATTTCACGGGAAGATGAATCTCGATTAGTGGATTCCATTGAGAGGTTCGATGTACGCTGGCGCCTAGCTTTCTTCTCGGACACTTTCGGTGAACCTCCTCCAGGTGAGCCGATGCTTGCGGATTGTTTGCGTCTCGACTTCTTTTGCTTCTCATTGCTAGTAGGTGGTAATGAGTCCTGATTTCCTGCACCAAGATTGACATTTAAATATTACTTGTAAGGAGATTTTGGCTATTCTGACGCTCTGAGAAGTTGATTTTGACTAAATCTGTTTAATTGGTGAAAAGCAAAAATGCACCAAACCTGCAGGTGGAGGCTTTAATTGTTGATTACCATTTACAGGAGTTGATGAGAACTCAGAATTGAACTCATCCATCTGTATGgataaaaaaatggataaatttgacatttttctcaattatcTGGGATTTAAATAGCAGCCGATTTTCATCGTAATTTACTGCAATAACATTCGTCATTCCTGCAATCACGACCGAAAAgtaaagcaaatgaaaatcatacCATACCCAGCTCGGTTTATTGGCGGAAGGACCATCCATACCGATATGAGCAACATGTTTTACATCTGTAGGATTTCCAATTTGCATTTCTGGTTCTTTTTCATCCTCTGAAAAAATGTTgatgataaataatattttaagcaATTACAAGTACAATAAATGcagcaattttttattttaattatggggAAAAAAAGGGtactcaccaaaaatttgggaaATGTATTTCAAACCTCTTAAAAGACCCTTCATTTTTGCTGTAATCAACAATGGCGGATTCTTTACCTATGCAAATATGAAATCTTCCTCACTCAAAAGTAGAAAGATATACTTGTTTTCTCAGATGTGAAGTAAAAACAAAGCAAGAATCCtgaatataaaagtataaataaaacatttaaaagggAATGATTATATGGTAGAGATAAACAAATATGAAAAAACATACCTACAAATTGTGATGCTGAAGCTCTTAAAATTTGGAATCTCTTTGTACATTACTGATTCATATatgtttaaaaaaacaaattaatttgcTTCAAATAGTCCTAAACTAGGGGAAAATATCCAAagaatcaaaaaggaaaaaagaaaaccaaagaaGAGGAGATTGAACTCATTCAATTCATCATAGTTGTGGCTTTGCAGTCAAAGAGAAGAGAAGGGAAGATGAAGAAGCTTCTCCCAGTAGATGCATTCACTATTTTGGGTTTCGTTTCCTTTTATGAAGGTTTATTTTAATGAATACGAGGGAAAAACGGTTCAAGCAAAATGAATGGCAAACCGCAACAATGTGTTAGAGGGATCCATTTATAtgggattaatttaaaaaatttcaaagctaATTTTGAGTTTGTATAATTTCTTATTaagattatttttcatatttattttttttaagtttaaattaatttaattaaaataattttggtttcaaataaattattaaaattattaaaatttgaaatcagattaaattaaaattttaaatgtaaaatattctttttaaaagaGTTTACAACTacaattaaaatcataattaaattacaAACAAAACAAATGCATGtttcattaataataattaaaatcaacttaatacctgattaaaataaaaataaatatgaatctAAACTTCAATAAATTCGGATAGCCCCAtgagatttaaaataaaaataggagaGAACTTGAGCATGCTATTTAAGTAAAATGTGACTTAAACTTGAAAACTTTGTTCTCAATATCTCATCTTTGCCATTAACCAAATTATTAAACACTCTATTGAAATCATTGGTTGAAGGATATTCAATAAAATTAAGCTCTACTCATTTTTctttaaagaaaagtttattattataaatagagTATATACATAATTACAATAAGTTcaaatatatgtttgaattattataatgtaaaattaaattatacatgGCATACAAATATGATGAGATTAGAGATTCATCCTAAGGGAcaggaattaaaaattttagagtgtaaggtcaaactaaaaaaaataaaaccttttaaaaatgtcatataaattaatatataatattcatacttgataaattaatatataatatagttAAATGAAAGagcaatataaaattattaaattaataacttaaaaaggtgcataaaataaattctattaaCTCATATTTTTTGACAATTGTacataacatttttttaatgtgttggAACCATTGAATTATCTTCTCCTTAtcagtaatttaaaaaaaatatgaaataaataattttcaaaaatcaagatTTACTATTATCAAATAATACATATGTAGTTTTAACTTTACTAATATAccaaacaattttataatataaattcaatatttgTAAATTTCTATAATAAAAGtccaatatttaatttttcatcattttttcatttatcaaataaaaacttaataaatataattaataggaCAAATTATACAAAATAGAAGATAAATTGATAACACAATAATATAAATTcgttatttataaattattcttCATGATGCCAACATATAACTGGAATTTAAGGGTGAGAGTTAGGGTAATTCTAagcattgtattaaaaaaatagtagtttttcactaaaataaaaattacataaatgttTTTTGGTGTCATGAGAATATGATATGTCAAACACAAGATTATGTCAGGGGGTTAGATCTTTTGTCttgcaatccgtgcggccttaagCGATTCCTTCGCTTCAAATACGCCTAAGTTAGCCTAAGTCTCACAAAGTGAAGATTCTTGTAGAATTCCTCTAAGGCACCAAAATATAGCAAAAGCAATCTCAAAGACAAAAGAAGCTTGAAAAAACAAAATAGCCAAAGAAAAACaatgcacacaaggtgtttgagtaaatgctcttaaTATATTCTTTAACACTCAAAGAATAACAAACAATGGATACAATGAGTGATTACaactgagggggaggctctctatttatagttgagctcccccaaaaccgacaaTATAGATCGAGTTACATCAACAAACGAGATTGAAACATATTTACAATCAAAGGATTATCTAATCTCCTAGATTATAAAATCAAATCTTATTATATTACATCTCTTCTAATATTACTTTCTCTATTTACCAAGGTAACCCTAATTTTCCATAATTGCaacaaggcttcaagtagatgggcttcATCACTCATTCTTTGAATCAAGCTAGTTTAACTGGGTTAAATGAGCCCCATTTAATATGTAAACCTTAATGGAACGCTCTTTGTGCTTTGGTCACGGGCTTCAAACTacggcccgtgacattctccctcacccattctcgcaacgccctcaTTGCATCCTCAGGATGGCACTGCTTTGATTCACCTCAAAACTTTCACGATGCCTTGTCCTTTCTCGACTAGTCTCACTATCGAGTAGTCCCACCTCTCGAAACCTTTTCCTTGACTTTCGTCATTTTCTAATTTTAACCGTTTCACTCATTGGTACATCTCGTTCGCAAGAGCTCGCCGCTCTTACTCGCCCACATTGTGACTTGTCTCGATCAGGATCCCCTTGATCTGAACAAATCGACTTTGGCATTCTTACATTGAACATCGTGTTAACCTTAAGTCTCGCTACTAAATTTTGTTTGTAAGCGCTTTGGTCCACCCGCTTCAGAACTCTGAAAGGGCCCATGTGTCTTTGCAAAGCCAATGGAAAGTTAAAATGAAAAACACTACTAAGGTGTTTGAGATGTACCTTACACACAACTTTTACTCTTCTCAATTGTCCAGGTTGCATCACCGTTTTATCCCCAAAGTTTGATGTACAACCCACCTCTCATAGGTGGTAGCTCTTTTGATGACTCAACAGGCTTCATATATGTTTTCTTCCCCACTAGCATTTCCAAAGAGGCTTCTTTGACACTCTAATCTACCAAGTCAATGTTCCTCCTATACAAAACATCCTCGACTACTTGGATTGTTGACAACACCTTGGTCCTTATCTTGATTTACCGGCATAACACATGGTGGTTGTGCATCATCATGGATATAAATGCTATCAACAAAGGGAAAAATATCCACT includes these proteins:
- the LOC121207977 gene encoding polyubiquitin, whose amino-acid sequence is MLGTSAGSLFYLGQQLEDSKILACYDIKEESMLQILHSLFQVFVKTWSGRTLTLDVQQNMTVQDVKDKIFKKLKIPVHLQGIIFSGKRLEGGRDLASYLIQKHSTFSMVLAPSSTIMRIEVGKITSSISHFSIVRTVKEMIRSKKGITVKEILYGEKALDDEFSLEHYGINKETELTVVY
- the LOC107901878 gene encoding CRIB domain-containing protein RIC5 encodes the protein MKGLLRGLKYISQIFEDEKEPEMQIGNPTDVKHVAHIGMDGPSANKPSWMDEFNSEFSSTPVNGNQQLKPPPAGNQDSLPPTSNEKQKKSRRKQSASIGSPGGGSPKVSEKKARRQRTSNLSMESTNRDSSSREMRNRRATEPSSQVVLPDIPKKSRQKKPKESCGSDRSPSPSRFEY